A window of Macrococcus sp. 19Msa1099 genomic DNA:
GCACTATGCCATTATCTTTATCCATCTCTAAAAAAGGAAAAAAAGCTAAAGTAAACTATTTAGAACAGAAACGATTAACGGAATATATTGGCCATATGAATGTTGTACTCTTTGCTCCTGAAGATTTGAATTTAGTCAAAGGGAACCCACAAATAAGAAGAAGATTTATCGATATGGAAATAGGTCAGATATCTGCCGTTTACTTAAATGACTTATCAAGTTATCAGCGATTATTAAAGCAGAAAAATCATTTGTTAAAGCAAATGAAATTATCGAGTAGTAATGATAAAACAATGCTTGAAGTTATCAATGAACAGTTTGCCCAATATGCAGTGAAGTTAACATTGAGACGAAAAAAGTTTATCGAACAGCTAGAAGCATTAGCAATACCGATTCATACAGGCATTACAAAAGATAAAGAACACCTCTCTTTACGATACAATGCAAGCTTGAACTATGAATTAGCTGAGCAGGAGATGTTTGAGGAAACGATTCGTATATTAAATGTGCATATGGACAAGGAGATTGAAAGAACTCAAAGCTTATATGGACCGCATCGTGATGACTTAAGCTTTAAAATAAATAATATTGATGTACAGACATATGGTTCGCAGGGCCAGCAGCGTACAACTGCATTATCTATCAAATTAGCAGAGATTGAACTTATTAACCAGGAAATTGGAGAGTATCCAATTTTATTGCTGGATGATGTACTAAGTGAGTTGGATGATGATAGACAGACGCACCTGTTAACGACAATACAACATAAAGTTCAAACATTTGTGACGACAACGTCAGTAGAAGGTATTGAACACGAAACAATCAATAGAGCGAAATTATTCAATGTATTAGAAGGACAGATTTCGACTAACTAAAGGATAGGTGAACATAGTGGAACAACAAAATTTAGATCAGTATGGTGCCGATCAGATACAGGTACTAGAAGGATTAGAAGCGGTAAGAAAACGTCCTGGTATGTATATTGGTTCTACGGCATCAAGGGGGTTACACCATCTTGTCTGGGAAATTGTTGATAATAGTATTGACGAAGCCCTTGCTGGATATGCAGATCATATTGAAGTGACGATAGAAGAAGATAACTGGATAAAAGTTACGGATAATGGTCGTGGTATTCCGGTAGATATTCAGAAAAAAATGGGTCGTCCTGCGGTTGAAGTCATTTTAACTGTACTGCATGCTGGTGGTAAATTTGGTGGTGGCGGATATAAAGTTTCAGGAGGACTGCATGGCGTTGGTTCATCAGTTGTTAATGCCTTATCGTCTACATTGGAAGTATATGTTCATAAAGATGGCAAGATTCATCATCAAGCATATCACCGTGGTGTACCAGCATTTGATTTAAAGGTAATCGGAGAAACCGATAAGACTGGAACTGTCATTCGTTTTAAAGCGGATTCAGAAATATTTTCTGAAACAACAGAATATGAATACGAAATTCTTCAAAAACGAACTAGAGAGCTTGCCTTCTTAAATAAAGGCATCAAGATTGAAGTTAAGGATGAACGAGATAAAGAAGAAATTCGTCATGATATATACCACTATGAGGGTGGAATTAAATCGTACGTTGAATTACTGAACAAATCTAAAGAAGTCCTATTCCCAGAACCGATTTATATTCATGATAATCGTGATGAGATTGAAGTAGAGATTTCAATTCAATATAACAATGGCTATTCAACAAATCTTCTGAGCTATGCAAATAATATTCATACTTATGAAGGTGGTACACATGAAGATGGATTTAAGCGTGCATTAACTCGTGTAATTAATAGTTATGGTGTAAAGAATAAATTGATTAAAGAAGCCGATGAGAAGTTATCTGGAGAAGATGTACGTGAAGGGATTACTGCAATCGTCTCCATTAAGCATGGAGACCCGCAGTTTGAAGGACAAACGAAAACAAAACTCGGTAATACAGAAGTACGTCAAATTACTGATAACTTGTTTGCAGAAAACTTTGAATGTTTCTTATTAGAAAATCCACCAATTGCACGTATTATCGTGGAAAAAGGGATTATGGCATCGCGTGCCCGACTTGCAGCGAAGAAAGCGCGTGAAGTGACACGTCGTAAGTCAGGACTTGAAATTTCCAGTCTTCCAGGAAAACTTGCGGATTGCTCAAGCAAAGATCCATCCCTTAGTGAATTATATATCGTAGAGGGAGATTCAGCGGGTGGTTCAGCGAAATCAGGAAGAGACTCTAAGACGCAGGCTATTTTACCGTTACGTGGTAAAATTTTAAATGTTGAAAAAGCAAGACTTGATCGAATTCTTGGAAATAATGAAATCCGTTCTATGATTACAGCAATGGGTACAGGTATTGGTGGAGAATTTGATATTTCTAAAGCTAGATATCATAAGATTGTTATTATGACAGATGCTGATGTGGACGGTGCACACATTAGAACATTATTGCTTACATTCTTCTACCGATTTATGAGACCTCTACTGGAAGCAGGATATGTTTATATCGCACAACCTCCATTATTTAAAGTGGAACAAGGTAAGAAAAAATATTATGTATATAACGAACGTGAACTTGATAAATTGAGAAAAGAATTGCCGACGACACCGAAATGGCAACTTGCCAGATATAAAGGTTTAGGAGAAATGAATGCGGATCAGTTATGGGAGACGACTATGAATCCAGAACACCGTTCAATGTTACAAGTGACATTAAACGATGCGATTGAAGCGGATGAAGTTTTCGAGATGCTGATGGGAGATGTTGTAGAACATCGTCGTACGTTCATTGAAGAGAATGCAGAATACGCAAACGTTGATGTATAAAGATAGTATTTTAAGGAGGCGCCATCTATGACTTTAGACCATGATTCAAAATTGAAGGAGCAAAATATCGTCAAAGAAATGAAAGATTCATTTCTAGATTATGCAATGAGTGTTATTGTTTCTCGTGCATTACCGGATGTACGTGACGGCATGAAACCTGTTCATCGTCGAATACTTTACGGTATGAACAACCAAGGAATGACACCAGACAAACCATACAAGAAATCTGCGCGTATTGTCGGAGATGTAATGGGGAAATATCATCCGCATGGAGATTCATCTATATACGAAGCAATGGTGCGTATGGCACAAGATTTCAGCTACCGTTACATGCTTGTCGATGGTCAAGGTAACTTCGGGTCTATGGATGGCGACGGAGCGGCTGCAATGCGATATACGGAAGCGCGTATGTCAAAAATTGCAATGGAACTTATGCGTGATATTAATAAGGACACAATTGACTTTACAGATAACTATGACGGAAATGAACGCGAACCTGTTGTATTACCATCGAGATTTCCTAACTTACTTGTAAATGGAGCTTCTGGTATTGCAGTAGGTATGGCAACAAATATTCCTCCACATAACTTAACAGAAGTCATCAATGGTGTATTAGAACTAAGTAAAAATCCTGATATTTCTATTCCTGAATTAATGGAGTTCATTCAAGGACCAGATTTTCCTACGGCTGGTCTTATATTGG
This region includes:
- the recF gene encoding DNA replication/repair protein RecF, whose protein sequence is MKLKTLTLTHYRNYETAELNFSDEVNIFIGINAQGKTNLLEAIYCLAMAKSHRTSNDKELIGWGHEFSHIEGMLSYKHGTMPLSLSISKKGKKAKVNYLEQKRLTEYIGHMNVVLFAPEDLNLVKGNPQIRRRFIDMEIGQISAVYLNDLSSYQRLLKQKNHLLKQMKLSSSNDKTMLEVINEQFAQYAVKLTLRRKKFIEQLEALAIPIHTGITKDKEHLSLRYNASLNYELAEQEMFEETIRILNVHMDKEIERTQSLYGPHRDDLSFKINNIDVQTYGSQGQQRTTALSIKLAEIELINQEIGEYPILLLDDVLSELDDDRQTHLLTTIQHKVQTFVTTTSVEGIEHETINRAKLFNVLEGQISTN
- the gyrB gene encoding DNA topoisomerase (ATP-hydrolyzing) subunit B, whose protein sequence is MEQQNLDQYGADQIQVLEGLEAVRKRPGMYIGSTASRGLHHLVWEIVDNSIDEALAGYADHIEVTIEEDNWIKVTDNGRGIPVDIQKKMGRPAVEVILTVLHAGGKFGGGGYKVSGGLHGVGSSVVNALSSTLEVYVHKDGKIHHQAYHRGVPAFDLKVIGETDKTGTVIRFKADSEIFSETTEYEYEILQKRTRELAFLNKGIKIEVKDERDKEEIRHDIYHYEGGIKSYVELLNKSKEVLFPEPIYIHDNRDEIEVEISIQYNNGYSTNLLSYANNIHTYEGGTHEDGFKRALTRVINSYGVKNKLIKEADEKLSGEDVREGITAIVSIKHGDPQFEGQTKTKLGNTEVRQITDNLFAENFECFLLENPPIARIIVEKGIMASRARLAAKKAREVTRRKSGLEISSLPGKLADCSSKDPSLSELYIVEGDSAGGSAKSGRDSKTQAILPLRGKILNVEKARLDRILGNNEIRSMITAMGTGIGGEFDISKARYHKIVIMTDADVDGAHIRTLLLTFFYRFMRPLLEAGYVYIAQPPLFKVEQGKKKYYVYNERELDKLRKELPTTPKWQLARYKGLGEMNADQLWETTMNPEHRSMLQVTLNDAIEADEVFEMLMGDVVEHRRTFIEENAEYANVDV